The following proteins are encoded in a genomic region of Chelmon rostratus isolate fCheRos1 chromosome 3, fCheRos1.pri, whole genome shotgun sequence:
- the LOC121604496 gene encoding GTP-binding protein Rhes-like produces MSLEVKEKTQVRLVFLGAAGVGKTALIQRFLQDTFEPKHRRTVEELHSKEYDIGGVKITIEILDTSGSYSFPAMRKLSIQNSDAFALVYAVDDPESLEAVKSLRDEILEIKEDKYTPIVVVGNKVDREQERQVSNEDVLSTVEMDWNNSYLEASAKENANVVEVFKELLQQANLPSRLSPALRRRRETFPKDTSIRPPMNKTNSCILS; encoded by the coding sequence ATGTCTCTGGAGGTGAAGGAGAAGACCCAGGTGCGTCTAGTGTTTCTGGGGGCAGCAGGAGTGGGCAAGACAGCCCTGATCCAACGCTTCCTCCAGGACACATTTGAGCCCAAACACAGGCGCACAGTGGAGGAGCTGCACAGCAAGGAGTATGACATCGGTGGGGTCAAGATCACAATAGAGATCCTGGACACCAGCGGCAGCTACTCCTTCCCGGCCATGCGTAAGCTGTCCATCCAAAACAGCGACGCCTTCGCACTGGTGTACGCTGTGGATGACCCAGAGTCACTGGAGGCAGTCAAGAGCCTCCGCGATGAGATTCTGGAGATCAAGGAAGACAAGTACACCCCGATCGTGGTGGTGGGGAACAAGGTGGACCGGGAGCAGGAGCGTCAGGTCTCGAACGAGGACGTGCTGTCAACTGTAGAGATGGACTGGAACAACAGCTACCTGGAGGCTTCGGCGAAGGAGAACGCCAACGTGGTGGAGGTGTTCAAAGAGCTCCTGCAGCAGGCGAACCTTCCCAGCCGGCTCAGCCCAGCGCTACGCAGGCGCAGGGAGACCTTTCCGAAAGACACCAGCATCCGGCCGCCCATGAACAAGACCAACAGCTGTATTTTGTCATAA
- the si:dkey-45d16.4 gene encoding scaffold attachment factor B1 isoform X2, with protein sequence MERVVVEVPINNGFSLAGPSTTPRKRQVRFSARHDIILLREVIAQNPFASKEPGRIWARVGEIITAALQDENFEVDARRCRERTMLLLDYYKKQDFPSLRRFGTERLYAQKEDLLHEVLELEAEKGLLASGESTKYQEDELRKRAIEELTLPEQDKPNITIAQAPSAEPEEDREEMAELSAAPMAKRPCQCCCQTYSEILSFLEKRSEAEQRLREEELALRREELEIQRSKIALERERLGAERKERERRFELESQERQVILDLLKEKVLKG encoded by the exons ATGGAACGGGTTGTGGTGGAGGTGCCGATCAACAACG GCTTTTCCCTCGCCGGCCCTTCCACGACCCCCCGAAAGCGCCAGGTGCGTTTTTCAGCGCGGCATGACATCATCCTTCTGCGGGAGGTTATCGCCCAGAACCCCTTTGCCTCCAAAGAGCCAG GACGGATCTGGGCCCGCGTGGGGGAGATCATCACTGCAGCCCTCCAAGACGAAAACTTTGAGGTGGACGCCAGGAGGTGCAGGGAGAGGaccatgctgctgctggactacTACAAGAAACAAGACTTTCCCAGTCTGCGCCG GTTTGGAACAGAGAGGTTGTATGCTCAAAAGGAGGATCTGCTCCATGAGGTGTTGGAGCTGGAGGCTGAGAAGGGGCTGCTGGCCAGCGGGGAGAGCACAAAGTACCAG GAGGATGAGCTGAGAAAGCGAGCCATAGAGGAACTAACTCTGCCAGAGCAGGACAAACCCAACATCACCATCGCACAAGCACCGTCTGCAG AACCAGAAGAAGACCGTGAGGAAATGGCCGAGCTCTCAGCGGCGCCCATGGCCAAGCGGCCCTGCCAGTGCTGCTGCCAGACCTACTCTGAGATTCTCAGCTTCCTGGAGAAACGCTCGGAGGCGGAGCAGCGGCTGCGAGAGGAGGAGCTCGCTCTGCGTCGGGAGGAGCTGGAGATTCAAAGGA gTAAGATTGCTCTGGAGAGGGAGCGCCTGGgagctgagagaaaagagagggaacgGAGATTTGAGCTGGAGAGCCAGGAGAGGCAGGTCATCTTGGACCTGCTCAAAGAGAAGGTGCTGAAAGGCTGA
- the LOC121604162 gene encoding phosphoribosyl pyrophosphate synthase-associated protein 1-like isoform X1, producing MPIRRFGGHRSLVSHSPKLSYGYTKMNISRSGYRVFSANSTSACTELAKKITERLGVELGKSVVYQESNRETRVDVKESVRGQDIFIIQTIPRDVNTAIMELLVMAYALKTSCAKNIIGVIPYFPYSKQCKMRKRGSIVCKLLASMLAKAGLTHIITMDLHQKEIQGFFSFPVDNLRASPFLIQYIQEEIPDYRNAIIVAKSPSAAKRAQSYAERMRLGLAVMHGEAHHSESDMADGRHSPPLSRTTAGHTGLELPCSRHHVPFPGIELPMMMAKEKPPITVVGDVGGRIAIIVDDIIDDVEDFIAAAEILKERGAYKIYIMATHGLLSADAPRLIEESAIDEVVVTNTVPHEVQKLQCPKIKTVDVSMILAEAIRRTHNGESMAYLFRNIAVDD from the exons ATGCCTATTAGGCGCTTTGGGGGTCACAGGTCTCTGGTCTCTCACTCTCCAAAGCTGTCTTATGGTTACaccaaaatgaatatttcaagAAGTGGCTACCGTGTTTTCTCTGCAAACTCCACCAGCGCCTGCACCGAGCTAGCCAAGAAGATCACAGA ACGCTTGGGTGTGGAGTTGGGCAAGTCGGTGGTTTATCAAGAGTCAAATCGAG agacTAGAGTGGATGTGAAAGAGTCTGTCCGTGGACAAGACATCTTTATCATTCAGACCATTCCCAG AGATGTTAACACGGCCATCATGGAGCTGCTGGTTATGGCTTATGCCCTGAAGACGTCCTGTGCCAAGAACATCATCGGTGTCATTCCCTACTTTCCTTACAGCAAGCAGTGCAAGATGAGGAAGAGAGGATCCATTGTCTGCAAGCTGCTAGCTTCTATGTTAGCTAAAGCTG GGCTAACTCACATCATCACCATGGACCTCCACCAGAAAGAAATCCAGGGCTTCTTCAGCTTCCCTGTCGACAACCTGAGAGCTTCCCCCTTTCTTATCCAGTACATCCAGGAGGAG atcCCTGATTACAGGAACGCCATCATTGTCGCAAAGTCCCCTTCAGCTGCCAAAAG AGCTCAGTCCTACGCTGAGAGGATGCGACTTGGGCTGGCAGTGATGCACGGGGAGGCCCATCACTCGGAGTCGGACATGGCTGACGGTCGACACTCTCCCCCCTTGTCCCGCACCACCGCAGGACACACCGGCCTGGAGCTGCCAT GCAGCAGACATCATGTCCCATTCCCTGGGATAGAGCTCCCAA TGATGATGGCAAAGGAGAAGCCGCCCATCACTGTTGTTGGAGATGTAGGAGGCAGAATCGCCATCATTGTT GATGACATCATAGACGATGTGGAGGACTtcattgcagcagcagaaatcctGAAGGAGAGGGGAGCCTACAAGATCTACATCATGGCTACACAcggcctgctgtctgcagacgCGCCAAGACTAATAGAGGAGTCTGCTATCGATGAG GTGGTGGTGACCAACACTGTGCCTCATGAGGTGCAGAAGCTGCAGTGTCCAAAAATCAAAACTGTGGATGTCAGTATGATCCTGGCTGAGGCCATCCGGCGCACCCACAACGGAGAGTCCATGGCCTATCTGTTCCGCAACATCGCTGTGGATGACTGA
- the LOC121604162 gene encoding phosphoribosyl pyrophosphate synthase-associated protein 1-like isoform X2 — protein sequence MPIRRFGGHRSLVSHSPKLSYGYTKMNISRSGYRVFSANSTSACTELAKKITERLGVELGKSVVYQESNRETRVDVKESVRGQDIFIIQTIPRDVNTAIMELLVMAYALKTSCAKNIIGVIPYFPYSKQCKMRKRGSIVCKLLASMLAKAGLTHIITMDLHQKEIQGFFSFPVDNLRASPFLIQYIQEEIPDYRNAIIVAKSPSAAKRAQSYAERMRLGLAVMHGEAHHSESDMADGRHSPPLSRTTAGHTGLELPLMMAKEKPPITVVGDVGGRIAIIVDDIIDDVEDFIAAAEILKERGAYKIYIMATHGLLSADAPRLIEESAIDEVVVTNTVPHEVQKLQCPKIKTVDVSMILAEAIRRTHNGESMAYLFRNIAVDD from the exons ATGCCTATTAGGCGCTTTGGGGGTCACAGGTCTCTGGTCTCTCACTCTCCAAAGCTGTCTTATGGTTACaccaaaatgaatatttcaagAAGTGGCTACCGTGTTTTCTCTGCAAACTCCACCAGCGCCTGCACCGAGCTAGCCAAGAAGATCACAGA ACGCTTGGGTGTGGAGTTGGGCAAGTCGGTGGTTTATCAAGAGTCAAATCGAG agacTAGAGTGGATGTGAAAGAGTCTGTCCGTGGACAAGACATCTTTATCATTCAGACCATTCCCAG AGATGTTAACACGGCCATCATGGAGCTGCTGGTTATGGCTTATGCCCTGAAGACGTCCTGTGCCAAGAACATCATCGGTGTCATTCCCTACTTTCCTTACAGCAAGCAGTGCAAGATGAGGAAGAGAGGATCCATTGTCTGCAAGCTGCTAGCTTCTATGTTAGCTAAAGCTG GGCTAACTCACATCATCACCATGGACCTCCACCAGAAAGAAATCCAGGGCTTCTTCAGCTTCCCTGTCGACAACCTGAGAGCTTCCCCCTTTCTTATCCAGTACATCCAGGAGGAG atcCCTGATTACAGGAACGCCATCATTGTCGCAAAGTCCCCTTCAGCTGCCAAAAG AGCTCAGTCCTACGCTGAGAGGATGCGACTTGGGCTGGCAGTGATGCACGGGGAGGCCCATCACTCGGAGTCGGACATGGCTGACGGTCGACACTCTCCCCCCTTGTCCCGCACCACCGCAGGACACACCGGCCTGGAGCTGCCAT TGATGATGGCAAAGGAGAAGCCGCCCATCACTGTTGTTGGAGATGTAGGAGGCAGAATCGCCATCATTGTT GATGACATCATAGACGATGTGGAGGACTtcattgcagcagcagaaatcctGAAGGAGAGGGGAGCCTACAAGATCTACATCATGGCTACACAcggcctgctgtctgcagacgCGCCAAGACTAATAGAGGAGTCTGCTATCGATGAG GTGGTGGTGACCAACACTGTGCCTCATGAGGTGCAGAAGCTGCAGTGTCCAAAAATCAAAACTGTGGATGTCAGTATGATCCTGGCTGAGGCCATCCGGCGCACCCACAACGGAGAGTCCATGGCCTATCTGTTCCGCAACATCGCTGTGGATGACTGA
- the si:dkey-45d16.4 gene encoding trichohyalin isoform X1, which yields MERVVVEVPINNGFSLAGPSTTPRKRQVRFSARHDIILLREVIAQNPFASKEPGRIWARVGEIITAALQDENFEVDARRCRERTMLLLDYYKKQDFPSLRRFGTERLYAQKEDLLHEVLELEAEKGLLASGESTKYQEDELRKRAIEELTLPEQDKPNITIAQAPSAAEPEEDREEMAELSAAPMAKRPCQCCCQTYSEILSFLEKRSEAEQRLREEELALRREELEIQRSKIALERERLGAERKERERRFELESQERQVILDLLKEKVLKG from the exons ATGGAACGGGTTGTGGTGGAGGTGCCGATCAACAACG GCTTTTCCCTCGCCGGCCCTTCCACGACCCCCCGAAAGCGCCAGGTGCGTTTTTCAGCGCGGCATGACATCATCCTTCTGCGGGAGGTTATCGCCCAGAACCCCTTTGCCTCCAAAGAGCCAG GACGGATCTGGGCCCGCGTGGGGGAGATCATCACTGCAGCCCTCCAAGACGAAAACTTTGAGGTGGACGCCAGGAGGTGCAGGGAGAGGaccatgctgctgctggactacTACAAGAAACAAGACTTTCCCAGTCTGCGCCG GTTTGGAACAGAGAGGTTGTATGCTCAAAAGGAGGATCTGCTCCATGAGGTGTTGGAGCTGGAGGCTGAGAAGGGGCTGCTGGCCAGCGGGGAGAGCACAAAGTACCAG GAGGATGAGCTGAGAAAGCGAGCCATAGAGGAACTAACTCTGCCAGAGCAGGACAAACCCAACATCACCATCGCACAAGCACCGTCTGCAG CAGAACCAGAAGAAGACCGTGAGGAAATGGCCGAGCTCTCAGCGGCGCCCATGGCCAAGCGGCCCTGCCAGTGCTGCTGCCAGACCTACTCTGAGATTCTCAGCTTCCTGGAGAAACGCTCGGAGGCGGAGCAGCGGCTGCGAGAGGAGGAGCTCGCTCTGCGTCGGGAGGAGCTGGAGATTCAAAGGA gTAAGATTGCTCTGGAGAGGGAGCGCCTGGgagctgagagaaaagagagggaacgGAGATTTGAGCTGGAGAGCCAGGAGAGGCAGGTCATCTTGGACCTGCTCAAAGAGAAGGTGCTGAAAGGCTGA